A genomic stretch from Nitrospirota bacterium includes:
- a CDS encoding BrnT family toxin, with product MQFEWNREKAKKNLKKHTVSFEEAMTVFYDPLSATFDDPDHSVGEQRLITIGYSSHGRLLVVSHTDRGGVIRIINVRTTTAHERKRHES from the coding sequence ATGCAATTCGAATGGAACAGGGAAAAAGCAAAAAAGAACCTTAAAAAGCACACGGTTTCATTTGAAGAAGCCATGACAGTATTTTATGATCCGTTATCAGCGACGTTTGATGACCCGGACCACTCAGTTGGAGAACAAAGATTAATAACCATTGGCTATTCCTCTCACGGACGTTTGCTGGTGGTTTCACATACTGATAGAGGTGGAGTGATAAGAATTATTAACGTACGTACCACAACCGCACATGAAAGGAAACGACATGAAAGCTAA